A window of the Haloarcula litorea genome harbors these coding sequences:
- a CDS encoding sensor histidine kinase has product MRADRWRRVVPLVLVGLVGVAAAAQLVVLPRRATPLSVAVVAESTFLLVVLGSLAYVATARQLAGLSRDESGAADVYPPVVTALGLFLLTGTTDLLDEFLRYPISLHTLLEDGSMIVGVGLLMVGIGRWATVRKRHEEVLRGQRDRLDRQNERLDTFAGIVSHDLQNPLSVAAGHLELYRQNGEPAHLDRVEEAHERMGALVDDVLALARVGPDAVEPEPVALGAIARDAWDSVDPDAGSLRVDVPEGTTVRADPDYLRQLLENLVRNSAQHATADRPDEGADGSGTSLTVRVGVGPDGFAVADDGPGIPPAERDDVFDPGYSTDEDGTGFGLHIVREVADAHGWSVSVDDSESGGARFELRGVDVDRETATADGEVGPPAA; this is encoded by the coding sequence GTGAGAGCAGACCGCTGGCGACGCGTCGTGCCGCTCGTCCTCGTGGGACTCGTCGGCGTCGCCGCCGCCGCTCAGCTCGTCGTCCTCCCGCGTCGAGCGACGCCGTTGTCCGTCGCGGTGGTGGCCGAGTCGACGTTCCTCCTCGTCGTCCTCGGGAGCCTCGCGTACGTCGCCACGGCCCGCCAGCTGGCCGGTCTATCCCGGGACGAATCGGGTGCGGCGGACGTCTATCCCCCGGTCGTCACCGCCCTCGGGCTGTTCCTGCTCACCGGCACGACGGACCTCCTCGACGAGTTCCTGCGGTATCCGATCTCCCTGCACACGCTCCTCGAGGACGGGTCGATGATCGTCGGCGTGGGCCTGCTGATGGTCGGGATCGGGCGGTGGGCGACCGTCCGGAAGCGCCACGAGGAGGTGCTCCGCGGCCAGCGCGATCGACTCGACCGGCAGAACGAGCGCCTCGACACGTTCGCCGGCATCGTCAGCCACGACCTCCAGAACCCCCTGAGCGTCGCCGCCGGCCACCTGGAACTGTACCGGCAGAACGGGGAGCCCGCACACCTCGACCGGGTCGAGGAGGCACACGAACGGATGGGGGCGCTCGTCGACGACGTGCTGGCGCTGGCGAGGGTGGGACCCGACGCCGTCGAGCCGGAGCCGGTCGCGCTCGGGGCGATCGCTCGGGACGCCTGGGACAGCGTCGACCCGGACGCGGGATCGCTGCGCGTCGACGTCCCGGAGGGAACGACGGTCCGGGCGGACCCCGACTACCTCCGGCAGCTCCTCGAGAACCTCGTCCGGAACAGCGCCCAACACGCCACGGCGGATCGGCCCGACGAGGGTGCCGACGGGAGCGGGACGTCACTGACCGTCCGGGTCGGGGTCGGCCCGGACGGGTTCGCCGTCGCGGACGACGGCCCCGGCATCCCGCCCGCCGAGCGCGACGACGTGTTCGACCCCGGCTACTCGACCGACGAGGACGGCACCGGCTTCGGGCTCCACATCGTCCGCGAGGTCGCGGACGCACACGGCTGGTCGGTGTCGGTCGACGACAGCGAGTCCGGTGGTGCCCGCTTCGAGCTCCGCGGCGTCGACGTCGACCGTGAGACGGCGACGGCCGACGGCGAGGTCGGCCCGCCGGCTGCCTAG
- a CDS encoding Hsp20/alpha crystallin family protein has translation MRERQYPFDAMEQFFDQMRREMFTGRRGTGIRASDEHGEADWDAGVSIEGTDDGFVVLADLPGFEREELSLTLRGDELRLSGEHAVENGSGYRRRTVSERITLPMDVDPEDADATYRNGVLEVRFVVDEASTDGDSIDIE, from the coding sequence ATGAGAGAACGACAGTACCCCTTCGACGCGATGGAACAGTTCTTCGACCAGATGCGCCGCGAGATGTTCACCGGTCGACGAGGCACGGGCATCCGAGCGAGCGACGAACACGGCGAGGCCGACTGGGACGCCGGCGTCTCCATCGAGGGGACCGACGACGGCTTCGTGGTGCTCGCGGACCTCCCGGGGTTCGAGCGGGAGGAGCTCTCCCTGACGCTCCGCGGCGACGAACTTCGCCTCTCGGGCGAACACGCGGTGGAGAACGGCAGCGGCTACCGTCGCCGGACGGTCTCCGAACGCATCACCCTCCCGATGGACGTCGACCCCGAGGACGCCGACGCCACCTACCGCAACGGCGTCCTCGAGGTCCGCTTCGTCGTCGACGAGGCGTCCACCGACGGCGACAGCATCGACATCGAGTGA
- a CDS encoding NOP5/NOP56 family protein: protein MTDETAAWFAGLDPEDEAGAAAAVTEGSADHTADWPALAVEAGFADDADDYYERLHAATTRATREAVRERERADDQQLVHAVRAMADCERTANELAERVAEWGGSRYGDDGAGVDYAREVAARGPEDDESDRALRSLAERTLDLAEEAAALRATIERTAPAVAPNLSALAGPVLAARLLSLAGSLESLAKQPSGTVQVLGAEDALFAHLQGNAPSPKHGVIYTHEYVSGTRPEERGSAARALAGKLAIASRIDHYSGDRRPDLERELDERIERIRTRSQGGDGQ, encoded by the coding sequence ATGACCGACGAGACAGCCGCCTGGTTCGCGGGCCTCGACCCCGAGGACGAGGCCGGGGCCGCGGCCGCCGTCACGGAGGGGTCGGCCGACCACACCGCCGACTGGCCCGCCCTCGCCGTCGAGGCGGGCTTCGCCGACGACGCCGACGACTACTACGAGCGGCTCCACGCGGCGACGACGCGGGCCACGCGCGAGGCGGTCCGGGAGCGCGAGCGGGCCGACGACCAGCAGCTCGTCCACGCGGTGCGGGCGATGGCCGACTGCGAGCGGACGGCCAACGAGCTGGCCGAGCGGGTCGCCGAGTGGGGCGGGAGCCGCTACGGCGACGACGGGGCCGGCGTCGACTACGCCCGCGAGGTGGCGGCCCGGGGCCCCGAAGACGACGAGAGCGACCGCGCCCTGCGGTCGCTGGCCGAGCGGACCCTCGACCTGGCCGAGGAGGCCGCGGCGCTGCGGGCGACCATCGAGCGCACCGCCCCCGCCGTCGCGCCGAACCTCTCGGCGCTGGCCGGCCCGGTGCTCGCGGCCCGCCTGCTCTCGCTGGCCGGGAGCCTGGAGTCGCTCGCGAAACAGCCCAGCGGAACCGTGCAGGTCCTCGGCGCTGAGGACGCGCTGTTTGCGCACCTCCAGGGGAACGCACCCTCCCCCAAGCACGGCGTGATCTACACCCACGAGTACGTCAGCGGGACCCGCCCCGAGGAGCGGGGCTCTGCGGCGCGGGCGCTGGCGGGCAAACTGGCCATCGCGTCCCGCATCGACCACTACAGCGGCGACCGGCGGCCCGACCTAGAGCGGGAACTCGACGAGCGCATCGAGCGCATCCGGACGCGCTCGCAGGGGGGTGACGGACAGTGA
- a CDS encoding AMP-dependent synthetase/ligase, with protein MAERPSWRDAEADYTDEVIGDDTLGELFAASAERNADSTAQLYKGGVYDRSLTDGVVPEAPAGGYGSISYARMHDAVKHLAAGFRDLGVEPDDRVGIFADTRMEWALSDFALLSAGAVVTTVYTESSPDQLRYLLDDPDAAAVVVEDEALLDRVLEVEDDLDLSFVVVMDDHGVDREDVYTLAEVHDRGADGFDEDAYRSWLDDRDPGDLASLIYTSGTTGRPKGVRLTHRNFRANVNQVRKRLAPRPDKHPDLPTVTPETTSIAFLPLAHVFERLSGHFFMFGSGATVGYVENPDTLADDIEQIRPNTGASVPRVYERIFGRMREQASESPVKKRIFDWALDVARDYARADDPGAVLALKHSLADRLVYSTVKENLGGNIEFMVSGGGSLSKRLCETFLGMGLTIVEGYGLTETAPVVSVNPPEDVRPGTLGVPVHEMDVRIDESVVDPSEFEDVTGTLGELLVAGPNVTAGYWQQPGATERAFTESDGRRWFRTGDVIERTDDDFLVYHDRLKELLVLSTGKNVAPQPIEDRFSTSDRVEQVMVVGDDQKFVGALVVPNFEELERWADAEGIDLPDGDAAKCDDERVRAWVQAAVDETNAELEKIERIKEFALVPAEWTAENDLLTPSMKKKRRNIRSEYEAKLREIYGEDYNAGE; from the coding sequence ATGGCCGAGAGACCGAGCTGGCGGGACGCCGAGGCCGACTACACCGACGAGGTGATCGGCGACGACACGCTGGGGGAGCTGTTCGCCGCGAGCGCCGAGCGGAACGCGGACTCGACGGCGCAACTGTACAAGGGTGGTGTCTACGACCGGTCGCTGACCGACGGCGTCGTCCCCGAAGCGCCGGCGGGCGGCTACGGGTCTATCAGCTACGCGCGGATGCACGACGCGGTGAAACACCTCGCGGCGGGGTTCCGGGACCTCGGCGTCGAGCCGGACGACCGGGTGGGGATCTTCGCCGACACGCGGATGGAGTGGGCGCTCTCGGACTTCGCGCTGCTGTCGGCGGGCGCGGTCGTGACGACGGTCTACACGGAGTCCTCGCCCGACCAGCTCCGGTATCTGCTCGACGACCCCGACGCCGCGGCCGTCGTCGTCGAGGACGAGGCCCTGCTCGACCGGGTCCTCGAGGTCGAAGACGACCTCGACCTCTCCTTTGTCGTCGTGATGGACGACCACGGCGTCGACCGCGAGGACGTGTACACGCTCGCGGAGGTCCACGACCGCGGTGCCGACGGCTTCGACGAGGACGCCTACCGCTCGTGGCTCGACGACCGCGACCCGGGGGACCTCGCGAGCCTGATCTACACCTCCGGGACCACCGGCCGACCGAAGGGCGTCCGGCTGACACACCGGAACTTCCGGGCCAACGTCAATCAGGTGCGCAAGCGCCTCGCACCGCGGCCCGACAAACACCCCGACCTCCCGACGGTCACGCCCGAGACCACCTCGATCGCCTTCCTCCCGCTGGCACACGTCTTCGAGCGCCTGTCGGGGCACTTCTTCATGTTCGGGTCGGGCGCGACCGTCGGCTACGTGGAGAACCCGGACACGCTGGCCGACGACATCGAGCAGATCAGGCCGAACACGGGCGCGAGCGTCCCGCGGGTCTACGAGCGCATCTTCGGTCGGATGCGCGAGCAGGCCAGCGAGTCCCCCGTCAAGAAGCGCATCTTCGACTGGGCGCTGGACGTCGCCCGCGACTACGCCCGCGCGGACGACCCCGGGGCGGTGCTTGCACTCAAGCACTCGCTCGCCGACCGGCTGGTCTACAGCACCGTCAAGGAGAACCTCGGCGGGAACATCGAGTTTATGGTCAGCGGCGGCGGCAGCCTCTCGAAGCGGCTCTGTGAGACGTTCCTCGGGATGGGCCTGACCATCGTCGAGGGGTACGGGCTGACGGAGACGGCCCCGGTCGTCTCGGTCAATCCGCCCGAGGACGTGCGGCCCGGGACGCTCGGCGTTCCGGTCCACGAGATGGACGTCCGCATCGACGAGAGCGTGGTCGACCCCTCGGAGTTCGAGGACGTCACGGGGACGCTCGGGGAACTGCTCGTCGCCGGCCCGAACGTCACCGCGGGGTACTGGCAACAGCCGGGCGCGACGGAACGGGCCTTCACGGAGAGCGACGGCCGCCGGTGGTTCCGCACCGGCGACGTCATCGAGCGGACCGACGACGACTTCCTCGTCTACCACGACCGGTTGAAGGAACTGCTGGTCCTCTCGACCGGGAAGAACGTCGCGCCCCAGCCCATCGAGGACCGGTTCTCGACGAGCGACCGCGTCGAGCAGGTGATGGTCGTCGGCGACGACCAGAAGTTCGTCGGCGCGCTCGTCGTCCCGAACTTCGAGGAACTGGAGCGGTGGGCCGACGCCGAGGGGATCGACCTCCCGGACGGCGACGCCGCGAAGTGCGACGACGAGCGCGTCCGGGCGTGGGTCCAGGCGGCCGTCGACGAGACCAACGCCGAACTGGAGAAGATCGAGCGCATCAAGGAGTTCGCGCTGGTGCCCGCCGAGTGGACCGCCGAGAACGACCTGCTCACGCCATCGATGAAGAAGAAGCGGCGCAACATCCGCAGCGAGTACGAGGCGAAGCTCCGCGAGATCTACGGCGAGGACTACAACGCCGGCGAGTGA
- a CDS encoding HpcH/HpaI aldolase/citrate lyase family protein, giving the protein MPRRSILFSPGDDPEKLRKAPRSDADVVVFDLEDAVAPADKPAARETVRDALAAVSPADPEVCVRVNPIDEGATADLDAILSGVVPDSLMLPKVADAEAVERLAAMVAERSDGSLPVLALVESAAGVLHAEAIAAADPTDALLFGAEDLAGDVGATRTDEGREVEHARQHVVLAARAAGVSPIDTHFPAFGDEAGLRRDAQQALELGYDGKLAIHPAQATVINDVFTPSEERIAWARRILAARDEADGGVFVVEGEMIDAPQVRQAERILARAGVADH; this is encoded by the coding sequence ATGCCACGCCGAAGCATCCTCTTCTCGCCGGGGGACGACCCCGAGAAACTGCGGAAAGCGCCGAGGAGCGACGCCGACGTGGTCGTGTTCGACCTCGAAGACGCCGTCGCGCCCGCCGACAAGCCGGCGGCCCGCGAGACGGTCCGGGACGCGCTCGCGGCGGTGTCGCCGGCCGATCCGGAGGTCTGCGTCCGCGTCAACCCGATCGACGAGGGGGCGACGGCAGACCTCGACGCCATCCTGTCGGGCGTCGTCCCGGACAGCCTGATGCTACCCAAGGTGGCCGACGCCGAGGCGGTGGAGCGACTCGCCGCGATGGTGGCCGAGCGGTCCGACGGCTCGCTGCCGGTACTGGCGCTCGTCGAGTCCGCCGCGGGCGTCCTCCACGCCGAGGCCATCGCGGCCGCCGACCCGACGGACGCGCTCCTGTTCGGGGCCGAGGACCTCGCCGGCGACGTCGGCGCGACCCGGACCGACGAGGGCCGGGAGGTCGAGCACGCGCGCCAGCACGTCGTCCTCGCCGCGCGGGCCGCCGGCGTCTCGCCGATCGACACGCACTTCCCCGCGTTCGGCGACGAGGCCGGCCTCCGCCGGGACGCCCAGCAGGCGCTGGAGCTGGGCTACGACGGCAAGCTCGCCATCCACCCGGCACAGGCGACGGTCATCAACGACGTGTTCACGCCGAGCGAGGAGCGGATCGCCTGGGCTCGGCGGATTCTCGCCGCCCGCGACGAGGCCGACGGCGGCGTCTTCGTCGTCGAGGGGGAGATGATCGACGCGCCGCAGGTCCGCCAGGCGGAACGGATCCTCGCCCGCGCCGGCGTGGCCGACCACTGA
- a CDS encoding MFS transporter → MDETRRIVLTYYLYRATLSEGFIYPVVTLFLLARDLTVAEVGLVNGVFFGAVVLAEIPTGYVGDRIGRRDSLVVSTLVITAAILGFTVAESLAGFVAVYAVWGVGLTLRSGSGSAWLYDTLDERLDTDEFARISGRGTAAFLVASGAMAVAGSYVYQFDRELPFFATAAVTASGALVLLTVPETDAYAEGETPTLTLADVRETVTERFAAPPLRAFIPFTAVLLAVPEFVDLYVQPISVAVGVPEARLGYLYAAFMLVTGVASYFVDRVRAAVGICGWFRVAPPLLGLGLAATGLLPVLAIPAFVLLRAVKNVSYAFRGQYLNDHLPSLGRATVLSTASMVYGLAFLLARVAGGALADAVGARESVAVVGLTLAVVASGWWLVAPPVAE, encoded by the coding sequence GTGGACGAGACTCGTCGCATCGTGCTGACCTACTACCTCTACCGGGCGACGCTCTCGGAGGGGTTCATCTACCCCGTCGTGACGCTGTTCCTGCTCGCGCGGGACCTCACCGTCGCGGAGGTGGGCCTGGTCAACGGCGTCTTCTTCGGGGCGGTCGTCCTCGCGGAGATCCCGACGGGCTACGTCGGCGACCGCATCGGCCGCCGCGACAGCCTGGTCGTGAGCACGCTGGTCATCACGGCCGCGATCCTCGGGTTCACCGTCGCCGAGTCGCTGGCGGGGTTCGTCGCCGTCTACGCGGTCTGGGGGGTCGGACTGACGCTGCGGTCGGGCAGCGGGTCCGCGTGGCTCTACGACACGCTGGACGAGCGGCTCGACACCGACGAGTTCGCCCGCATCAGCGGCCGCGGCACGGCCGCCTTCCTCGTCGCCTCCGGCGCGATGGCCGTCGCCGGGAGCTACGTCTACCAGTTCGACCGGGAACTCCCCTTCTTCGCGACGGCCGCGGTGACCGCCAGCGGCGCGCTGGTCCTCCTGACGGTGCCCGAGACCGACGCCTACGCCGAGGGGGAGACCCCGACGCTGACGCTAGCGGACGTCCGCGAGACGGTGACCGAGCGGTTCGCCGCGCCGCCGCTCCGGGCGTTCATCCCCTTCACCGCCGTCCTGCTTGCGGTGCCGGAGTTCGTCGACCTCTACGTCCAGCCGATCAGCGTCGCCGTCGGCGTCCCCGAGGCCCGGCTCGGGTACCTCTACGCCGCCTTCATGCTCGTCACCGGCGTCGCGAGCTACTTCGTCGACCGCGTGCGGGCGGCGGTCGGCATCTGCGGGTGGTTCCGGGTCGCGCCGCCGCTGCTGGGGCTCGGGCTCGCGGCGACGGGACTGCTGCCCGTGCTGGCGATCCCGGCGTTCGTCCTGCTGCGGGCGGTCAAGAACGTCTCCTACGCCTTCCGCGGGCAGTACCTCAACGACCACCTGCCGTCGCTGGGGCGGGCGACGGTGCTCAGCACGGCGTCGATGGTGTACGGCCTCGCGTTCCTGCTGGCCCGGGTCGCCGGCGGCGCGCTGGCCGACGCCGTCGGCGCTCGCGAGTCGGTCGCCGTCGTCGGCCTGACGCTGGCCGTCGTCGCGAGCGGGTGGTGGCTGGTCGCCCCGCCGGTCGCCGAGTAG
- a CDS encoding fibrillarin-like rRNA/tRNA 2'-O-methyltransferase, with amino-acid sequence MSLPDGVERRDFDGETGLATRGHPEYGERTDGEWRRWDPHRSKLGAMLELGLDTGLEGGETVLYLGAAAGTTASHVADFAGPTYAVEFAPRPTRDLLDVADHRGNLFPLLKDAREPATYAHVVEPVDVVVQDVATRGQGRVAALNERFLRPDGRLLAAIKARSEDVTADADAVFADVLAAVEDEYEVLATERLDPYHDAHLGVVARPRRE; translated from the coding sequence GTGAGCCTCCCCGACGGCGTCGAGCGCCGCGACTTCGACGGCGAGACCGGCCTGGCGACCCGCGGGCACCCGGAGTACGGCGAGCGGACCGACGGCGAGTGGCGGCGCTGGGACCCCCACCGGTCGAAGCTCGGCGCGATGCTGGAACTCGGGCTGGACACGGGGCTGGAGGGCGGCGAGACCGTGCTGTACCTCGGGGCGGCCGCCGGGACGACGGCCAGTCACGTCGCGGACTTCGCCGGCCCGACCTACGCCGTCGAGTTCGCGCCCCGGCCCACCCGGGACTTACTGGACGTGGCCGATCACCGGGGGAACCTCTTCCCGCTGCTGAAGGACGCGCGCGAGCCGGCGACCTACGCCCACGTCGTCGAGCCCGTCGACGTCGTCGTCCAGGACGTGGCCACCCGCGGACAGGGCCGCGTCGCGGCGCTGAACGAGCGGTTCCTCCGGCCGGACGGTCGCCTGCTGGCGGCGATCAAGGCACGCAGCGAGGACGTGACCGCCGACGCCGACGCCGTCTTCGCGGACGTGCTGGCGGCCGTCGAGGACGAGTACGAGGTGCTCGCGACCGAGCGGCTCGACCCGTACCACGACGCGCACCTCGGCGTCGTCGCGCGACCGCGGCGGGAGTGA
- a CDS encoding glutamate--cysteine ligase yields MDETGSPEHFDRMGTLGIEEEFYVVDGHGRPTSGTDELVYETDPPELLDGRLDHELFKCVIETQTPRIDDPSAAGDHLRAVREALADHATAHGYGIAGAGLHPLAKWRELEHAEKPRYRSQLDRIQYPQHRNTTAGLHVHVGVDDPDKAVWIANRVRWHVPLLLAVSANSPYWNGFDTGLQSARAKIFEALPNTGIPTAFEDYASFERFERRMVENGSIDDRGELWFDVRPHSGHGTVEVRAPDGQADPERVLAFVEYVHALVEDLSERYDDGESRPTLRRELLDENKWRAIRDGQAASLLGRDGETTLSLSEAVARECDRLGVDRLRSLLDAESGAETQRRVRREEGVAALADALLLRY; encoded by the coding sequence ATGGACGAGACGGGGTCTCCCGAACACTTCGACCGGATGGGTACCCTCGGGATCGAGGAGGAGTTCTACGTCGTCGACGGGCACGGCCGTCCCACGTCGGGGACGGACGAACTGGTCTACGAGACCGACCCGCCCGAACTGCTGGACGGGCGGCTGGACCACGAACTGTTCAAGTGCGTCATCGAGACGCAGACGCCGCGCATCGACGACCCGAGCGCGGCCGGCGACCACCTGCGGGCGGTCCGGGAGGCGCTGGCCGACCACGCGACGGCACACGGCTACGGGATCGCGGGGGCGGGCCTGCACCCGCTGGCGAAGTGGCGGGAGCTCGAACACGCCGAGAAGCCCCGCTACCGCTCGCAGCTGGACCGCATCCAGTACCCGCAACACCGGAACACGACGGCGGGCCTGCACGTCCACGTCGGGGTCGACGATCCGGACAAGGCCGTCTGGATCGCCAACCGCGTGCGCTGGCACGTCCCCCTGCTGCTGGCCGTCTCGGCGAACTCGCCGTACTGGAACGGGTTCGACACCGGGCTCCAGTCCGCGCGGGCGAAGATCTTCGAGGCGCTGCCCAACACCGGGATCCCGACCGCGTTCGAGGACTACGCGTCCTTCGAGCGGTTCGAACGCCGGATGGTCGAGAACGGGAGCATCGACGACAGGGGCGAGCTGTGGTTCGACGTGCGCCCCCACTCCGGCCACGGCACCGTCGAGGTGCGCGCGCCCGACGGACAGGCCGACCCCGAGCGGGTCCTGGCGTTCGTCGAGTACGTCCACGCGCTCGTCGAGGACCTGAGCGAGCGGTACGACGACGGCGAGTCGCGCCCGACGCTCCGCCGGGAGCTGCTGGACGAGAACAAGTGGCGCGCGATCCGCGACGGACAGGCGGCGAGCCTCCTGGGCCGGGACGGCGAGACGACGCTGTCGCTGTCGGAGGCCGTCGCCCGGGAGTGCGACCGCCTCGGCGTCGACCGGCTCCGGAGCCTACTGGACGCCGAGAGCGGTGCCGAGACCCAGCGCCGGGTCCGTCGGGAGGAGGGCGTCGCGGCGCTCGCGGACGCGCTGTTGCTGCGGTACTGA
- a CDS encoding MaoC family dehydratase yields MPGLYYEEFTVGETIEHDKRRTVSESDNQRFCDLTMNQQPLHLDAEFAADTQFGERLVNGLYTMSLAVGLTIPDTTDGTIVANLSYDDVEHPAPVFHGDTLRAETTVLNKRLTSDEDRGVVTMGVEVYKGDDTLVCSFERTALVERAPDGA; encoded by the coding sequence ATGCCCGGACTGTACTACGAGGAGTTCACCGTGGGCGAGACGATCGAACACGACAAGCGCCGGACAGTCAGCGAGAGCGACAATCAGCGGTTCTGCGACCTGACGATGAACCAGCAGCCGCTCCACCTCGACGCCGAGTTCGCCGCCGACACGCAGTTCGGCGAGCGGCTCGTCAACGGCCTCTACACGATGTCGCTCGCGGTCGGGCTGACGATCCCGGACACCACAGACGGCACCATCGTCGCGAACCTCTCGTACGACGACGTGGAACACCCGGCCCCGGTCTTTCACGGCGACACGCTGCGGGCGGAGACGACGGTCCTGAACAAGCGCCTGACCAGCGACGAGGACCGCGGGGTCGTGACGATGGGCGTGGAGGTGTACAAGGGCGACGACACGCTCGTCTGTTCGTTCGAGCGGACGGCGCTGGTCGAGCGAGCGCCCGACGGGGCGTGA
- a CDS encoding metal-dependent hydrolase has product MVDVAGHIGMALLWLAPTWRYIDDPRTTVAVVAAAAPFGMLPDVDLYLRRVFPTVQHHGVFHTVLAVTVAAVLVGPLLGRALARGLDDRWLSPPVAARSARVGSVVVWVAGLAHVFADMLSAPDIAQAVEPFWPVYRQSLGFDVVWYNNPWANWGLLAAGVGIHAVLYWRATGE; this is encoded by the coding sequence ATGGTCGACGTCGCCGGGCACATCGGGATGGCGTTGCTCTGGCTCGCGCCCACCTGGCGCTACATCGACGACCCGCGGACGACGGTCGCCGTCGTCGCGGCCGCCGCTCCGTTCGGGATGCTCCCGGACGTGGACCTGTACCTGCGGCGCGTGTTCCCGACGGTCCAGCACCACGGCGTCTTCCACACGGTCCTCGCCGTGACCGTCGCCGCCGTCCTCGTCGGCCCCCTCCTCGGGCGGGCGCTGGCCCGCGGGCTGGACGACCGCTGGCTCTCGCCACCGGTCGCCGCCCGGTCGGCGCGGGTCGGCAGCGTGGTCGTCTGGGTCGCCGGCCTCGCACACGTCTTCGCCGACATGCTCTCGGCACCCGACATCGCACAAGCCGTCGAGCCGTTCTGGCCCGTCTACAGACAGAGCCTCGGCTTCGACGTCGTCTGGTACAACAATCCCTGGGCCAACTGGGGGCTGCTCGCCGCCGGGGTGGGCATCCACGCAGTGCTGTACTGGCGAGCGACGGGGGAGTGA